The Arachis hypogaea cultivar Tifrunner chromosome 14, arahy.Tifrunner.gnm2.J5K5, whole genome shotgun sequence genome has a segment encoding these proteins:
- the LOC112743899 gene encoding calcium-binding allergen Bet v 3 — translation MGQEKKMTQPSSFRLRSPSLNSIRLRKIFDMFDKNGDDIITVKEISQAMNLLGLEADTAELENLTKSYISPGNEGLAFEDFLKLHESLGEEYFGFMEATNDEEEEEKMKEQEESDLWEAFKVFDENGDGYISARELQVVLGKLGLSEGDEIESVQKMIGSVDINHDGRVDFSEFKNMMRSAIVKK, via the coding sequence ATGggacaagaaaagaagatgactCAGCCGTCTTCGTTTAGGCTCAGAAGCCCGAGCCTAAACTCCATCCGGCTGAGAAAGATCTTCGATATGTTTGACAAGAATGGCGACGACATTATCACGGTGAAGGAGATCAGCCAGGCAATGAACCTTCTAGGGCTGGAGGCGGACACGGCGGAGCTAGAGAACTTGACGAAGTCGTATATAAGTCCGGGGAACGAGGGTTTGGCATTCGAGGACTTCTTGAAACTGCATGAGTCTCTAGGGGAAGAATACTTCGGGTTCATGGAGGCGACGAATgacgaggaagaggaggagaagatgaAGGAGCAGGAGGAATCGGATCTTTGGGAAGCGTTTAAGGTGTTCGATGAGAATGGTGACGGTTACATATCGGCGAGGGAGCTTCAAGTGGTGTTAGGGAAGTTAGGGTTGTCTGAAGGGGATGAGATTGAGAGTGTTCAGAAGATGATTGGATCTGTTGATATCAACCATGATGGTCGTGTTGATTTCTCTGAGTTCAAGAACATGATGAGATCCGCCATTGTTAAAAAATGA